One part of the Streptomyces lienomycini genome encodes these proteins:
- a CDS encoding sensor histidine kinase, translating to MTTAVTSVREAAVRTLRDAGAATGQLVGGLGTATSGLGVLALLAVAAVTAPAGVGLLLAPTALRALHALARHERERLSRHGLDVVPPDPPPTRLRTALADPTTRRELSWLLRHATWGFLLGLLGLLLPLCAVRDTTFPLWWRLSPEEATTTSVGVGTAHTWLDALAATLLGVGWIAIVLGLGPGMARLQADPARRLLAAGPEADLSLRVAELTATRAAALDAHATELRRIERSLHDGAQNRLVSVTVLLGAARRMAARDPAGADALLERAQTAAEQALAELRSVARGILPQVLADRGLAGALSGLAADCGVPCRVETDVPERCAASVEATAYFVVAEALTNIAKHSGAERASVTVRARGGRLRLLIEDDGRGGADEDAGSGLTGIRRRVAALDGTLRVTSPPGGPTALEADLPCGR from the coding sequence ATGACGACCGCGGTGACGTCCGTGCGGGAGGCGGCCGTACGGACCCTGCGTGACGCCGGTGCGGCGACCGGGCAGCTCGTCGGCGGGCTCGGCACGGCGACCTCGGGGCTGGGCGTGCTCGCGCTGCTGGCCGTGGCCGCCGTGACCGCGCCGGCCGGCGTGGGACTGCTGCTCGCCCCCACCGCCCTGCGCGCCCTGCACGCGCTCGCCCGCCACGAACGCGAACGCCTGTCCCGTCACGGCCTCGACGTCGTCCCGCCCGACCCGCCGCCCACCCGGCTGCGGACCGCCCTGGCCGACCCCACCACCCGGCGCGAGCTGAGCTGGCTGCTCCGGCACGCCACCTGGGGGTTCCTCCTGGGCCTGCTCGGTCTGCTGCTCCCGCTCTGCGCCGTCCGGGACACCACGTTCCCCCTGTGGTGGCGGCTGAGCCCGGAGGAGGCGACGACCACGTCCGTGGGCGTCGGCACCGCGCACACCTGGCTGGACGCGCTCGCGGCGACCCTGCTGGGCGTGGGCTGGATCGCGATCGTCCTGGGGCTGGGCCCGGGCATGGCGCGGCTCCAGGCCGACCCGGCACGGCGGCTCCTCGCGGCGGGCCCCGAGGCGGACCTGTCGCTGCGGGTGGCGGAACTGACCGCGACCCGGGCGGCGGCGCTGGACGCGCACGCCACCGAGCTGCGCCGGATCGAGCGGTCCCTGCACGACGGGGCGCAGAACCGGCTGGTGTCGGTGACGGTGCTGCTGGGCGCGGCGCGGCGGATGGCGGCGCGCGACCCCGCCGGGGCGGACGCGTTGCTGGAACGGGCGCAGACCGCCGCGGAGCAGGCGCTGGCGGAGCTGCGTTCGGTGGCCCGGGGCATCCTCCCGCAGGTCCTGGCCGACCGCGGGCTCGCGGGGGCGCTGTCGGGCCTCGCGGCGGACTGCGGAGTGCCGTGCCGCGTCGAGACGGACGTGCCCGAGCGGTGTGCGGCGTCGGTCGAGGCGACGGCGTACTTCGTGGTCGCCGAGGCGCTGACGAACATCGCCAAGCACAGCGGTGCCGAGCGGGCCTCGGTCACGGTCCGGGCCCGCGGGGGCCGGCTGCGCCTGCTGATCGAGGACGACGGCCGGGGCGGCGCCGACGAGGACGCCGGTTCGGGCCTGACCGGCATCCGCCGCCGCGTCGCGGCCCTGGACGGCACCCTCCGCGTGACCAGCCCGCCCGGCGGCCCCACCGCCCTGGAGGCGGACCTCCCCTGCGGCAGGTGA
- a CDS encoding SpoIIE family protein phosphatase: MANGARDAGRRWAAERDFWQRVAEQLGSALAVIDTAGRIVAVNRAAERLLDRTAPDLLGADVHDLLHRDPDGNRIPRERCPLLQALRRGTEAQGDGDAYLRGDGTPTTVAWSASPLADNGVVRGTALLFAASTTAADRGARRERTAYTSALEDLNERLTLVAQITDVLGQTLETEEALGRLGRLLVPRLADWAAVDLLTGIGDEVHRTAVTGPAGRYATQEGWRGPLPPNGSPDLPPPARVLNGGEPVLQGREELAGAGGGAGGAAGAGEALGEAAAAARVAGDAGAARDTRTASGIGTARGTGAASDTATARGTETAGDTAAAEGAETAGDTAAAEDAETVSDSGTGLSLGAVHDGFLRAVGATSALTVPLGAQGQVSGALTLVRTNPAHPFNDGDLKVVSDIGRRVGLVIDNARRFGRQRAVAEAMQRNLLAPLPQPDGMHLAARYQPAPAGSQVGGDWYDAFELKDGALALVIGDVVGHDLTAAGGMAQLHGVLRALAWDHTEPPGVIVDRLDDAMPAITTVSMATLVLARVEGRPDGPWTLRWTSAGHLPPLLLTPDGGAQYLEAGQGLLLGTRLGTDGHRPEAAVPLPPGATLLFYTDGLVEVPGSDLDTGLGRLRRNALAHADEPLDTLCDELLARTPPGSTDDVALLAVRLRADPDDTRP, from the coding sequence GTGGCGAACGGTGCGCGGGACGCGGGACGGCGGTGGGCCGCGGAACGGGACTTCTGGCAGCGGGTCGCCGAGCAGCTGGGCAGCGCCCTGGCCGTGATCGACACGGCGGGGCGGATCGTCGCGGTCAACCGGGCCGCCGAGCGGCTGCTGGACCGGACGGCGCCGGACCTGCTCGGGGCGGACGTCCACGACCTGCTCCACCGCGACCCCGACGGGAACCGCATCCCGCGGGAGCGGTGTCCGCTCCTCCAGGCCCTGCGCCGCGGGACCGAGGCGCAGGGCGACGGGGACGCCTACCTGCGCGGGGACGGAACCCCGACGACGGTCGCCTGGTCGGCCTCCCCGCTCGCGGACAACGGCGTCGTACGGGGGACCGCCCTGCTGTTCGCGGCCAGTACGACGGCTGCCGACCGGGGTGCCCGCCGGGAGCGGACCGCCTACACGAGCGCCCTGGAGGACCTGAACGAACGGCTGACGCTCGTCGCGCAGATCACGGACGTACTGGGGCAGACGCTGGAGACCGAGGAGGCGCTGGGCCGGCTCGGCCGCCTCCTGGTGCCCCGGCTGGCGGACTGGGCGGCGGTGGACCTCCTGACCGGCATCGGGGACGAGGTCCACCGCACGGCGGTGACCGGCCCGGCCGGCCGGTACGCCACCCAGGAGGGCTGGCGCGGCCCCCTGCCGCCGAACGGCAGCCCGGACCTGCCGCCACCGGCGCGCGTGCTGAACGGGGGCGAGCCCGTGCTCCAGGGACGGGAGGAACTGGCCGGTGCGGGCGGCGGCGCCGGCGGTGCAGCCGGTGCGGGCGAGGCCCTCGGGGAGGCCGCGGCGGCCGCACGAGTCGCGGGGGACGCCGGGGCCGCAAGGGACACCCGAACCGCAAGCGGCATCGGGACTGCGAGGGGCACCGGGGCCGCAAGCGACACCGCAACCGCAAGAGGCACGGAGACCGCAGGCGACACCGCAGCCGCGGAGGGTGCGGAGACCGCAGGCGACACCGCAGCCGCGGAGGACGCGGAGACCGTGAGCGACAGCGGGACCGGTCTCTCGCTCGGCGCCGTTCACGACGGTTTTCTGCGGGCCGTGGGCGCGACCTCCGCGCTCACGGTGCCGCTGGGGGCGCAAGGTCAGGTCTCCGGCGCCCTGACACTGGTGCGTACCAACCCGGCGCATCCCTTCAACGACGGCGACCTGAAGGTGGTGAGCGACATCGGCCGCAGGGTCGGGCTCGTCATCGACAACGCGCGCCGGTTCGGCCGCCAGCGTGCCGTCGCCGAGGCCATGCAGCGCAACCTGCTCGCCCCGCTGCCCCAGCCCGACGGCATGCACCTGGCCGCCCGCTACCAGCCCGCCCCGGCCGGTTCCCAGGTCGGCGGGGACTGGTACGACGCGTTCGAGCTGAAGGACGGCGCCCTCGCGCTCGTCATCGGCGACGTGGTCGGCCACGACCTGACGGCGGCCGGGGGCATGGCCCAGCTCCACGGCGTCCTGCGCGCCCTGGCCTGGGACCACACCGAACCGCCGGGCGTCATCGTCGACCGCCTCGACGACGCCATGCCGGCGATCACGACCGTGTCGATGGCCACCCTGGTCCTCGCCCGCGTCGAGGGCCGGCCCGACGGCCCGTGGACCCTGCGGTGGACCAGCGCCGGACACCTGCCGCCCCTCCTGCTGACCCCGGACGGCGGCGCCCAGTACCTGGAGGCCGGTCAGGGTCTCCTCCTCGGCACCCGGCTGGGCACGGACGGCCACCGGCCGGAGGCCGCGGTGCCGCTGCCGCCGGGGGCGACGCTGCTCTTCTACACGGACGGCCTGGTCGAGGTGCCGGGCAGCGACCTGGACACCGGCCTCGGCCGGCTGCGCCGCAACGCCCTCGCCCACGCCGACGAGCCGCTGGACACGCTGTGCGACGAGTTGCTGGCCCGGACGCCGCCCGGCAGCACCGACGACGTCGCCCTGCTCGCCGTGCGGCTGCGGGCCGACCCGGACGACACGCGGCCCTAG
- a CDS encoding MerR family transcriptional regulator gives MLPESRLNAEGRPQAADRLDDDQYPAYTMGRAAELIGATPGFLRSLGEAGLISPTRSEGGHRRYSRQQLRRAARARELVDQATPVEAACRIVRLEDDLEAALRMNEELRRGGE, from the coding sequence ATGCTCCCGGAGAGCAGGCTGAACGCCGAAGGTCGGCCGCAGGCCGCCGACCGGCTCGACGACGACCAGTACCCGGCCTACACCATGGGCAGGGCGGCCGAGCTGATCGGTGCCACGCCCGGGTTCCTCCGTTCGCTCGGGGAGGCGGGACTGATCAGCCCCACGCGTTCGGAGGGCGGCCACCGCCGCTACTCGCGCCAGCAACTGCGCCGCGCCGCCCGCGCCCGTGAACTGGTCGACCAGGCGACCCCCGTCGAGGCCGCCTGCCGCATCGTCCGCCTCGAGGACGACCTGGAGGCCGCACTGCGCATGAACGAGGAACTCCGCCGCGGCGGCGAATGA
- a CDS encoding cold-shock protein yields MASGTVKWFNAEKGFGFIAQDGGGADVFAHYSNINAQGFRELQEGQRVNFDVTQGQKGPQAENIVPA; encoded by the coding sequence ATGGCTTCCGGTACCGTGAAGTGGTTCAACGCCGAAAAGGGCTTCGGTTTCATCGCGCAGGACGGCGGCGGCGCCGACGTCTTCGCCCACTACTCGAACATCAACGCCCAGGGCTTCCGTGAGCTCCAGGAGGGCCAGCGGGTCAACTTCGACGTCACGCAGGGCCAGAAGGGCCCGCAGGCGGAGAACATCGTCCCCGCGTAA
- a CDS encoding molybdopterin-dependent oxidoreductase yields MRDLAPRLPSSPGFWRSPLRGPWFTSVLGLVLLVGITVLFVTGLLSYAAYNPDLAPVNDKTPDKGILGFYLFAWPTDPPWLYRLTQGVHVTLGLVLIPVLLAKLWSVVPRLFTLPPVRSLAHALERLSLLLLVGGALFEFVTGVLNIQLDYLFPGSFYPLHFYGAWVFFAAFVAHAVLKVPSALRNLRAMREERDDLVSPRPAAPTVTRRGALWFVGGGSLLMFATNAGRGFDGPLRATAVLSPHGGPEPGGGPNGFQINKTAAHVGIDPADTRDDTWRLVVTGRSGTVRFSRADLLAMDQHSAALPIACVEGWSTSDQLWRGVRLRDLAARVGHEDHPPDLFVESLQRRGAFRSGALRANQVADPRSLLALYVNGAELSRDHGHPARIIVPAAPGVLNTKWVARMTFGDLA; encoded by the coding sequence ATGCGCGACCTCGCCCCACGGCTTCCGTCCTCTCCGGGCTTCTGGCGCAGCCCGCTGCGCGGCCCCTGGTTCACGTCGGTGCTCGGCCTCGTCCTGCTCGTCGGCATCACGGTGCTGTTCGTGACGGGCCTGCTGTCCTACGCCGCCTACAACCCGGACCTGGCGCCGGTCAACGACAAGACCCCGGACAAGGGGATCCTCGGCTTCTACCTGTTCGCCTGGCCGACCGACCCGCCCTGGCTGTACCGCCTCACCCAGGGGGTCCACGTCACGCTCGGGCTGGTGCTGATCCCGGTGCTGCTGGCGAAGCTGTGGTCGGTGGTGCCGAGGCTGTTCACGCTGCCGCCGGTCCGCTCGCTCGCCCACGCCCTGGAGCGGCTCTCGCTGCTGCTGCTGGTCGGGGGCGCGCTGTTCGAGTTCGTCACCGGGGTGCTCAACATCCAGCTGGACTACCTCTTCCCGGGCTCCTTCTACCCCCTGCACTTCTACGGCGCGTGGGTGTTCTTCGCCGCGTTCGTCGCGCACGCCGTGCTGAAGGTGCCGTCGGCGCTGCGCAACCTCCGGGCGATGCGCGAGGAGCGCGACGACCTGGTCTCCCCGCGGCCGGCCGCGCCCACCGTCACGCGGCGCGGGGCCCTGTGGTTCGTCGGGGGCGGCTCACTGCTGATGTTCGCCACGAACGCGGGGCGCGGCTTCGACGGGCCGCTGCGGGCCACCGCCGTGCTCTCCCCGCACGGCGGGCCCGAGCCGGGCGGCGGCCCGAACGGTTTCCAGATCAACAAGACGGCCGCCCACGTGGGCATCGACCCGGCCGACACCCGCGACGACACCTGGCGGCTCGTCGTCACGGGGCGCTCGGGTACCGTCCGGTTCAGCCGGGCCGACCTCCTCGCCATGGACCAGCACAGCGCGGCCCTGCCCATCGCCTGCGTCGAGGGCTGGTCGACCTCCGACCAGCTGTGGCGCGGCGTGCGGCTGCGGGACCTGGCCGCGCGCGTCGGCCACGAGGACCACCCGCCGGACCTGTTCGTCGAGTCCCTCCAGCGGCGCGGCGCCTTCCGCAGCGGGGCCCTGCGCGCCAACCAGGTGGCCGACCCGCGCTCCCTGCTCGCCCTGTACGTCAACGGCGCGGAGCTGAGCCGGGACCACGGCCACCCGGCCCGGATCATCGTGCCCGCCGCGCCCGGCGTGCTGAACACCAAGTGGGTGGCCCGGATGACGTTCGGAGACCTCGCATGA
- a CDS encoding class I SAM-dependent methyltransferase gives MDAGRRSTLPAARAWETSGPYAAALRSGHGPLFLRRTDGRLLPLDVERWCGRADAVDLEVLDRCEGAVLDVGCGPGRFVAELAARGRTVLGIDVSEAAVTRTLGLGGQSLRRSVFEPLPGEGRWDTVLLMDGNIGIGGDPRGLLRRVAALLAPGGLLIAETAGDDIDERARVQVVGVTGRAAGHPFAWARVGTPALVGHARCAGWRPAAQWTSGERRFVALRGSRSASSSAEPPNSAAVTSSQRVRNPSADSPVTPA, from the coding sequence CTGGACGCCGGCCGGCGGTCGACGCTCCCCGCCGCCCGCGCCTGGGAAACCTCCGGCCCCTACGCCGCGGCCCTGCGGTCGGGACACGGACCGCTGTTCCTGCGCCGCACCGATGGCCGGCTCCTGCCCCTGGACGTGGAGCGCTGGTGCGGGCGGGCCGACGCCGTCGACCTGGAGGTCCTCGACCGGTGCGAGGGCGCCGTCCTCGACGTGGGCTGCGGACCGGGCAGGTTCGTCGCGGAACTCGCCGCCCGGGGCCGTACCGTCCTCGGCATCGACGTCAGCGAGGCCGCCGTGACCCGCACCCTGGGGCTCGGGGGGCAGTCCCTGCGGCGCTCCGTGTTCGAGCCGCTGCCCGGCGAGGGACGCTGGGACACCGTCCTCCTCATGGACGGCAACATCGGCATCGGCGGCGACCCCCGCGGCCTGCTGCGCCGCGTCGCCGCGCTGCTCGCACCCGGCGGCCTGCTGATCGCCGAGACCGCCGGGGACGACATCGACGAGCGGGCTCGCGTGCAGGTCGTCGGCGTCACCGGCCGCGCGGCCGGCCACCCGTTCGCCTGGGCGCGGGTCGGCACCCCCGCCCTCGTCGGCCACGCGCGCTGCGCCGGCTGGCGCCCCGCCGCTCAGTGGACGTCGGGGGAGCGCCGTTTCGTCGCGCTGCGCGGCAGCCGCAGCGCCAGCAGCAGCGCCGAGCCGCCGAACAGCGCCGCCGTGACGAGCAGCCAGCGGGTGAGGAACCCGTCCGCCGACAGTCCGGTGACCCCGGCGTAG
- a CDS encoding TIGR04282 family arsenosugar biosynthesis glycosyltransferase: MNTLLVIAKEPRPGRVKTRLTPPFTPAEAAALAEAALADTLTAVAATPARRRVLVLDGAPGPWLPPGFDVVPQCSGGLDARLADAFAGCAGPALLIGMDTPQVTPALLDVDFHDVDAYFGPAEDGGFWALGLARPDPVLLRGVPMSTPVTGAVQRERLLTAGLRVRDLPPLRDVDTAADARAVAALAPHGRFAARLAARTPAVGKGVSR, from the coding sequence GTGAACACCCTCCTCGTCATCGCCAAGGAGCCGCGCCCCGGCCGGGTCAAGACCCGGCTCACCCCGCCGTTCACCCCCGCCGAGGCGGCCGCACTGGCCGAGGCGGCCCTCGCCGACACCCTGACCGCCGTGGCCGCGACGCCCGCCCGGCGCCGGGTCCTGGTGCTCGACGGCGCCCCCGGGCCCTGGCTGCCGCCCGGCTTCGACGTCGTCCCGCAGTGTTCGGGCGGCCTCGACGCCCGGCTCGCGGACGCCTTCGCCGGGTGCGCGGGGCCCGCCCTGCTGATCGGGATGGACACTCCCCAGGTGACGCCGGCCCTCCTCGACGTGGACTTCCACGACGTCGACGCGTACTTCGGCCCGGCCGAGGACGGCGGCTTCTGGGCCCTGGGCCTGGCCCGCCCCGACCCCGTCCTGCTGCGGGGCGTGCCCATGTCGACGCCGGTGACGGGGGCCGTGCAGCGCGAGCGGCTCCTGACGGCGGGGCTGCGGGTGCGCGACCTGCCGCCGCTGCGCGACGTCGACACCGCGGCCGACGCCCGCGCCGTCGCCGCCCTGGCCCCGCACGGCCGGTTCGCCGCCCGGCTCGCGGCGCGCACACCGGCCGTCGGGAAGGGCGTGAGCCGGTGA
- a CDS encoding glycosyltransferase family 2 protein — MTAVTTSPAPDVDVVLPCLDEAGALPWVLARVPAGWRALVVDNGSTDGSADLARSLGATVVTEPRRGFGAACHAGLSAATADIVCFCDCDASLDPSLLAPFVREVRAGTSDLVLGRRRPQARGAWPVHARAGNLALARMLRRRTGLRLHDLGPLRAARRERLLDLALTDRRSGYPLQMVVRAADAGWRVAEHDVPYLPRTGASKVTGTWRGTWHAVRDMRRVLAEPPVRPGASDAAREGNSR; from the coding sequence GTGACAGCCGTGACCACCTCGCCCGCTCCGGACGTCGACGTCGTACTGCCCTGCCTGGACGAGGCCGGTGCCCTCCCCTGGGTCCTGGCCCGTGTCCCGGCCGGCTGGCGTGCGCTCGTCGTCGACAACGGCTCCACCGACGGCTCGGCGGACCTCGCCCGCTCCCTCGGCGCCACGGTGGTGACCGAGCCCCGCCGCGGGTTCGGCGCCGCCTGCCACGCCGGGCTGAGCGCCGCGACCGCCGACATCGTCTGCTTCTGCGACTGCGACGCCTCCCTCGACCCGTCCCTGCTGGCGCCCTTCGTGCGCGAGGTCCGCGCCGGCACCTCCGACCTGGTGCTCGGCCGCCGACGACCGCAGGCCAGGGGCGCGTGGCCGGTGCACGCCCGCGCGGGCAACCTCGCCCTCGCCCGGATGCTGCGCCGCCGCACCGGACTGCGGCTGCACGACCTCGGCCCGCTGCGCGCCGCCCGCCGCGAGCGGCTGCTCGACCTCGCCCTCACCGACCGGCGCAGCGGCTACCCGCTGCAGATGGTGGTGCGGGCCGCCGACGCGGGCTGGCGGGTCGCCGAGCACGACGTCCCCTACCTGCCCCGCACCGGCGCCTCGAAGGTGACCGGCACCTGGCGCGGCACCTGGCACGCCGTACGGGACATGCGCCGCGTACTGGCCGAGCCGCCCGTCCGGCCGGGCGCGAGTGACGCGGCCCGCGAAGGGAACTCACGATGA
- a CDS encoding response regulator transcription factor has translation MEQPYDSATPDAVFAGGSRGGPPGGPGPAAAAPARVLVVDDDPTVAEVVAGYLDRAGYRVDRAGDGPAALTRADAHRPDLVVLDLMLPGMDGLEVCRRLRDRGPVPVIMLTARGDEDDRVLGLEVGADDYVTKPFSPRELVLRVESVLRRTRPAATPRPPSAAGLTADPAARRATKDGIELALTLREFDLLVFFLRYPGRAFAREELMREVWGWDFGDLSTVTVHVRRLRGKVEDDPARPRLIQTVWGVGYRFDAAGRQAG, from the coding sequence ATGGAGCAGCCGTACGACTCAGCCACCCCGGACGCCGTCTTCGCGGGCGGGTCCCGGGGCGGGCCGCCGGGCGGGCCGGGACCGGCGGCCGCCGCTCCGGCCCGGGTCCTCGTCGTCGACGACGACCCCACCGTCGCGGAGGTCGTGGCCGGGTACCTCGACCGCGCCGGTTACCGCGTGGACCGCGCCGGTGACGGGCCGGCCGCGCTCACCCGGGCCGACGCACACCGGCCCGACCTGGTGGTCCTCGACCTGATGCTGCCCGGCATGGACGGCCTGGAGGTGTGCCGGCGGCTGCGCGACCGGGGCCCCGTGCCGGTCATCATGCTGACCGCACGGGGCGACGAGGACGACCGCGTCCTCGGCCTGGAGGTCGGCGCCGACGACTACGTGACCAAGCCGTTCAGCCCGCGGGAGCTGGTGCTGCGGGTGGAGTCCGTCCTGCGCCGCACCCGGCCCGCCGCGACGCCGCGCCCGCCGTCCGCGGCCGGCCTGACCGCCGACCCCGCCGCCCGCAGGGCCACCAAGGACGGCATCGAACTGGCCCTCACCCTGCGCGAGTTCGACCTCCTCGTCTTCTTCCTGCGGTACCCCGGGCGGGCGTTCGCGCGGGAGGAACTGATGCGCGAGGTGTGGGGATGGGACTTCGGCGACCTGTCCACCGTCACCGTCCACGTCCGGCGGCTGCGCGGCAAGGTCGAGGACGATCCCGCCCGGCCCCGGCTGATCCAGACGGTGTGGGGCGTGGGCTACCGCTTCGACGCCGCCGGCCGGCAGGCGGGCTGA
- a CDS encoding sensor histidine kinase, producing the protein MHATLLIALYAFAGAAATGLVGAAVLRLIRRRSLTASLAVVAAVAVLAMLAGTLAVAWAMFLSPHDLSVVTTVVAMAAVVSLATALLLGRWVVARSRELADAARSFGDDGDYAAPTTPATAELDALSRELAATSARLAQSRERERALETSRRELVAWISHDLRTPLAGLRAMSEALEDGVAADPDRYLRQIRTEVERLNDMVGDLFELSRIHAGALALAPARISLYDLVGDALAGADPLAREHGVRLVGDAVAAVPVEVDGREMTRVLGNLLVNAIRRTPADGTVAVAAERSADGVVVSVTDGCGGIPEEDLPRVFDTGWRGTHARTPPAGAGLGLAIVRGIVEAHRGRATVRNIPGGCRFEVTLPTAEA; encoded by the coding sequence GTGCACGCCACCCTCCTCATCGCCCTGTACGCCTTCGCCGGTGCCGCCGCCACCGGCCTGGTGGGCGCGGCCGTGCTGCGGCTGATCCGGCGGCGGTCGCTGACGGCGTCGCTGGCCGTGGTGGCGGCGGTCGCCGTCCTCGCGATGCTCGCCGGCACGCTGGCCGTCGCCTGGGCGATGTTCCTGTCCCCGCACGACCTGTCCGTCGTCACCACCGTCGTGGCGATGGCGGCCGTCGTCTCCCTGGCCACCGCGCTGCTGCTGGGCCGCTGGGTGGTCGCCCGCAGCCGCGAACTGGCCGACGCGGCGCGGTCGTTCGGCGACGACGGGGACTACGCCGCCCCCACCACCCCGGCGACCGCCGAACTGGACGCGCTCAGCCGCGAACTGGCGGCCACCAGTGCCCGGCTCGCGCAGTCCAGGGAGCGGGAGCGGGCCCTGGAGACCTCGCGGCGCGAGCTGGTCGCCTGGATCTCGCACGACCTGCGCACCCCGCTGGCCGGGCTGCGTGCCATGTCCGAGGCGCTGGAGGACGGCGTCGCCGCCGACCCCGACCGCTACCTGCGGCAGATCCGCACCGAGGTGGAACGCCTCAACGACATGGTCGGCGACCTCTTCGAACTCTCCCGCATCCACGCCGGCGCGCTCGCCCTCGCCCCGGCCCGCATCTCACTCTACGACCTGGTCGGCGACGCCCTCGCGGGTGCGGACCCGCTCGCGCGCGAGCACGGGGTGCGGCTGGTCGGCGACGCCGTGGCGGCCGTGCCGGTCGAGGTGGACGGCAGGGAGATGACACGGGTCCTGGGCAACCTGCTGGTCAACGCGATCCGCCGCACCCCCGCCGACGGCACGGTCGCGGTCGCCGCCGAGCGGTCCGCCGACGGCGTGGTGGTCTCCGTGACCGACGGCTGCGGCGGCATCCCCGAGGAGGACCTGCCGCGCGTCTTCGACACCGGCTGGCGCGGCACCCACGCCCGTACGCCGCCGGCCGGGGCGGGCCTGGGCCTCGCCATCGTCCGCGGCATCGTCGAGGCCCACCGCGGCCGCGCCACGGTCCGCAACATCCCCGGCGGCTGCCGCTTCGAGGTGACACTGCCGACGGCGGAGGCGTGA
- a CDS encoding NAD-dependent epimerase/dehydratase family protein has protein sequence MRVLVTGSAGFIGSHVVEALRERGHEPVGYDVREDPGADVRDPAAVARAVAGVDAVCHQAAMVGLGNGFADAAEYVSRNDLGTAVLLAATAAAGVRRLVLAGSMVVYGEGRYACPRHGVVRPGPRAVADLDAGRFEPACPECGAELSPGLVGEDAPADPRNVYATTKLAQEHLAAAWARSTGATAVSLRYHNVYGPRMPRDTPYAGVASFFRSALARGEAPRVFEDGRQRRDFVHVRDVAAANVAALAARPPEGTLTAYNTGSGEPHTVGEMATALAAAHGGPEPVVTGEYRLGDVRHITADSARLRTELGWRPKVGFAEGMEEFARAGLRGA, from the coding sequence ATGCGCGTACTGGTCACCGGCAGCGCCGGATTCATCGGCTCCCACGTCGTGGAGGCCCTGCGGGAGCGGGGGCACGAGCCCGTCGGCTACGACGTCCGCGAGGACCCCGGCGCCGACGTGCGCGATCCGGCGGCGGTCGCCCGGGCGGTGGCCGGGGTGGACGCCGTGTGCCACCAGGCGGCGATGGTCGGCCTCGGCAACGGTTTCGCCGACGCGGCGGAGTACGTCTCCCGCAACGACCTGGGCACCGCCGTGCTGCTCGCCGCGACGGCCGCCGCGGGCGTGCGGCGGCTGGTGCTCGCCGGATCGATGGTCGTGTACGGGGAGGGGCGCTACGCGTGCCCCCGGCACGGGGTGGTGCGGCCCGGGCCGCGCGCCGTCGCCGACCTGGACGCGGGCCGCTTCGAGCCCGCCTGCCCGGAGTGCGGCGCGGAGCTGTCACCGGGTCTGGTCGGCGAGGACGCCCCGGCCGACCCGCGCAACGTGTACGCCACGACCAAGCTGGCCCAGGAGCACCTGGCCGCCGCCTGGGCCCGGTCGACCGGTGCGACGGCGGTGTCGCTGCGCTACCACAACGTGTACGGCCCCCGGATGCCCCGCGACACCCCGTACGCCGGGGTCGCCTCCTTCTTCCGTTCCGCGCTGGCCCGCGGCGAGGCCCCGCGCGTCTTCGAGGACGGCCGCCAGCGCCGGGACTTCGTGCACGTGAGGGACGTGGCCGCGGCGAACGTCGCGGCGCTGGCGGCCCGCCCGCCGGAGGGCACCCTCACGGCGTACAACACCGGCAGCGGTGAGCCGCACACGGTGGGCGAGATGGCCACCGCCCTGGCCGCCGCCCACGGCGGACCCGAGCCCGTCGTCACCGGCGAGTACCGCCTCGGCGACGTCCGCCACATCACCGCCGACTCGGCACGCCTGCGCACCGAACTGGGCTGGCGGCCGAAGGTCGGATTCGCGGAGGGCATGGAGGAGTTCGCCCGGGCGGGCCTGCGGGGCGCGTGA
- a CDS encoding Tat pathway signal sequence domain protein — protein MRRTILSAVALACTAVLAGTAPAFADDPTPVPAAPAESAPSAGTEPREASPVPSVSVPAQEPTQAPAPAPAEGQVSVVPRGAADTGVAPTDTQGTDQGLIGAGAGGVLLAGGVVLFVVHRRRAAATGA, from the coding sequence ATGCGCCGTACCATCCTCAGTGCCGTGGCCCTGGCCTGCACCGCCGTACTGGCGGGCACCGCGCCCGCGTTCGCCGACGACCCCACCCCGGTCCCCGCCGCCCCCGCCGAGAGCGCCCCGAGCGCCGGCACCGAGCCGCGCGAGGCCTCCCCCGTGCCGTCCGTCAGCGTTCCGGCCCAGGAGCCGACGCAGGCACCGGCCCCCGCGCCCGCCGAGGGCCAGGTCTCCGTCGTACCCAGGGGCGCGGCCGACACCGGAGTGGCGCCCACGGATACGCAGGGCACCGACCAGGGGCTGATCGGCGCGGGCGCCGGCGGAGTGCTCCTCGCGGGCGGCGTGGTCCTCTTCGTCGTCCACCGCCGACGGGCGGCGGCGACCGGCGCATGA